A part of Desulfuromonas sp. genomic DNA contains:
- a CDS encoding ATP-dependent 6-phosphofructokinase, with product MAKHKGTIGILTGGGDVPGLNPAIRAVTFRALREGYRVIGIRRGWAGLVDLVPDKNADNSEQVMVLNEDTVNRAGRTGGTFLHSSRTRPSHLPRNIVPPHLRDKYTDEINDVTPEVLKNLEFLGIDFLIPIGGDDTLSYGERLHEEGMKVVAIPKTMDNDVPGTDYCIGFSTCVTRTIELTHQLRTSAGSHERILVLEVFGRYAGYTALLPTMAGAADRCLIPEHPFDIEQVTELLVADRRRNPSNYSVLLVSEGAQMAGEEEMTFEGMEADQYGHRKLGGIGDKVAAKIKELSPKYNAGRRINTLNQRLGYLVRCGNPDAMDSIVPMAFGNLALDMVLSGTSGRLVSLHNGCYDTVPIDIVTDHKKIVDVTKYYNTERLRPKYETFNRQPLFIMTSDL from the coding sequence ATGGCAAAACACAAGGGCACCATCGGCATCCTCACCGGCGGCGGCGACGTCCCCGGTCTCAACCCGGCGATCCGCGCCGTCACCTTCCGCGCCCTGCGCGAGGGCTACCGGGTCATCGGCATCCGCCGCGGCTGGGCGGGCCTGGTCGACCTGGTCCCGGACAAGAACGCCGACAACAGCGAGCAGGTCATGGTCCTCAACGAGGACACCGTCAACCGCGCCGGCCGCACCGGGGGGACCTTCCTCCACTCCTCGCGCACCCGCCCGAGCCACCTGCCGCGCAACATCGTCCCGCCGCACCTGCGGGACAAGTACACCGACGAGATCAACGACGTCACCCCCGAGGTCCTGAAGAACCTGGAGTTCCTCGGCATCGACTTCCTCATCCCCATCGGCGGCGACGACACCCTCAGCTACGGCGAGCGGCTCCACGAGGAGGGGATGAAGGTCGTGGCGATCCCCAAGACGATGGACAACGACGTTCCCGGCACCGACTACTGCATCGGCTTCTCGACCTGCGTCACCCGCACCATCGAGCTGACCCACCAGCTGCGCACCTCGGCCGGCTCCCACGAGCGCATCCTCGTCCTCGAGGTCTTCGGCCGCTACGCCGGCTACACCGCCCTGCTGCCGACCATGGCCGGGGCCGCAGACCGCTGCCTGATCCCCGAGCACCCCTTCGACATCGAGCAGGTCACCGAGCTGCTGGTCGCGGACCGCCGGCGCAACCCGAGCAACTACTCGGTCCTCCTCGTCTCGGAGGGGGCGCAGATGGCCGGCGAGGAGGAGATGACCTTCGAGGGGATGGAGGCGGACCAGTACGGGCACCGCAAGCTGGGGGGGATCGGCGACAAGGTGGCGGCCAAGATCAAGGAGCTCTCCCCGAAGTACAACGCCGGAAGGCGCATCAACACCCTGAACCAGAGGCTCGGCTACCTGGTGCGCTGCGGCAACCCCGACGCCATGGACTCCATCGTCCCGATGGCCTTCGGCAACCTCGCCCTCGACATGGTCCTCTCCGGCACCTCGGGGCGCCTCGTCAGCCTGCACAACGGCTGCTACGACACGGTGCCGATCGACATCGTCACCGACCACAAGAAGATCGTCGACGTGACCAAGTACTACAACACCGAGCGGCTGCGCCCCAAGTACGAGACCTTCAACCGCCAGCCCCTCTTCATCATGACCAGCGACCTCTAG
- a CDS encoding alpha/beta hydrolase → MTRRLPALLLLLCLLPAAGCSLGNRYIFNSSPEVIATPEERGLPYEEVWFPSSGGARLHGWYVPGSPGRPLVLFFHGNAANISHRVENLDYLHRLGLPVFIFDYRGFGASAGTPTGEEDIYEDARSAVAWLAGRGWSPARTVYYGRSMGAAVALQMALERPPAGLVMECSFTSLREIARHMTPVTYALVGWWGLDNMFDNLGKIDALDRPLLLFHGDSDTIAPPAMAERLFAAANEPKTFLLVPGAGHSDAWEIGGQTYRDAWLAFLSALAGRTALAETAVPPSPSLPD, encoded by the coding sequence GTGACGCGCAGACTCCCCGCCCTGCTCCTCCTGCTCTGCCTCCTGCCTGCGGCCGGCTGCAGCCTGGGCAACCGCTACATCTTCAACTCGAGCCCCGAGGTGATCGCCACCCCGGAGGAACGGGGCCTGCCCTACGAGGAGGTGTGGTTCCCCTCTTCCGGCGGGGCGCGCCTCCACGGCTGGTACGTCCCCGGCAGCCCCGGCCGGCCCCTGGTCCTCTTCTTCCACGGCAACGCCGCCAACATCTCCCACCGGGTGGAGAACCTCGACTACCTGCACCGGCTCGGCCTGCCGGTCTTCATCTTCGACTACCGGGGATTCGGCGCCAGCGCCGGGACCCCCACCGGCGAGGAGGACATCTACGAAGACGCCCGGAGCGCCGTCGCCTGGCTGGCCGGGCGGGGGTGGAGCCCCGCCCGCACCGTCTACTACGGCCGCTCCATGGGGGCGGCGGTCGCCCTGCAGATGGCCCTGGAGAGGCCGCCTGCGGGTCTGGTGATGGAATGCTCCTTCACCTCCCTGCGGGAGATCGCCCGGCACATGACCCCGGTCACCTACGCCCTGGTCGGGTGGTGGGGGCTGGACAACATGTTCGACAACCTGGGCAAGATCGACGCCCTCGACAGGCCCCTCCTCCTGTTCCACGGCGACAGCGACACCATCGCCCCGCCGGCCATGGCCGAACGCCTCTTCGCCGCGGCCAACGAGCCGAAGACCTTCCTGCTGGTGCCCGGAGCCGGCCACAGCGACGCCTGGGAGATCGGCGGGCAGACCTACCGCGACGCCTGGCTCGCCTTCCTTTCCGCCCTGGCTGGCCGCACCGCCCTCGCCGAAACGGCCGTTCCGCCGTCCCCATCCCTTCCCGACTGA
- a CDS encoding alpha/beta fold hydrolase, translated as MEESRKIPPAPWRALSRCVMLLALLTLFACLPRERYLFSTDRTIGFPAPSTGLAFEEVVFPARDGCQLYGRYLPGPPGRPLVLYLYGTGTNLSHLTEPLRLLQGMEASIFVFDYRGYGQSAGEPSERGTYDDARGALDYLRSRGWEPGSTIYYGHSLGAAVALQLALEEPPAGLVLESPFTSVLAMICHHVPFSCDLLRQAYGRYYDNLAKIGRIHAPLLIFQGERDTIVPVEMARQLFARANEPKYMHILPGASHSDLYLTGGLPYRESWRTFIDQAAAQKQQKAAVR; from the coding sequence ATGGAAGAGTCACGGAAGATTCCCCCCGCCCCCTGGCGGGCCCTGTCCCGGTGCGTGATGCTCCTTGCGCTCCTGACCCTCTTCGCCTGCCTGCCGCGGGAACGCTACCTCTTTTCCACCGACCGGACCATCGGGTTTCCCGCCCCCTCGACCGGCCTCGCCTTCGAAGAGGTCGTCTTCCCCGCCCGCGACGGCTGCCAGCTCTACGGACGGTACCTGCCGGGACCGCCCGGCCGCCCCCTCGTCCTCTACCTGTACGGCACCGGGACCAACCTCTCCCACCTGACGGAGCCTCTTCGCCTGCTCCAGGGGATGGAGGCGTCGATCTTCGTCTTCGACTACCGCGGCTACGGCCAGAGCGCCGGCGAGCCGAGCGAGAGAGGGACCTACGACGACGCCCGGGGCGCCCTGGACTACCTCCGCTCGCGGGGCTGGGAGCCGGGCTCGACCATCTACTACGGCCACTCCCTCGGCGCCGCGGTCGCCCTGCAGCTGGCCCTGGAGGAGCCGCCGGCGGGCCTGGTCCTGGAGAGCCCCTTCACCTCGGTGCTTGCCATGATCTGCCACCACGTCCCCTTCTCCTGCGACCTGCTGCGCCAGGCCTACGGCCGCTACTACGACAACCTCGCCAAGATCGGCCGCATCCACGCCCCCCTGCTCATCTTCCAGGGAGAGAGGGACACCATCGTCCCGGTGGAGATGGCCCGCCAGCTCTTCGCCCGGGCCAACGAGCCCAAGTACATGCACATCCTCCCCGGCGCCAGCCACAGCGACCTTTATCTGACGGGGGGCCTGCCCTACCGGGAGAGCTGGCGCACCTTCATCGACCAGGCCGCCGCGCAGAAACAGCAAAAGGCCGCAGTCCGGTGA
- a CDS encoding acyloxyacyl hydrolase, producing MLRRAGLLAFLLAIIFAGSAAGETTEPDRYGAALGLGKSYDPHGHIAFALVSGFALFDYDRVWPHRAPEPLRFKVEGSLGVADWPEARAMASAGILALYYLDALAAGRWRPYAEAGVGLVYTDFRVKGQGLRLNFNPQAGIGAEVRTGAGPPWLLALRGHHVSNGGIDDENRGINSVLIQVGRFF from the coding sequence GTGCTGAGGCGGGCCGGCCTTCTCGCCTTCCTCCTGGCCATTATCTTCGCCGGGTCGGCCGCCGGGGAGACGACCGAGCCGGACCGCTACGGGGCGGCCCTGGGGCTGGGCAAGAGCTATGACCCCCACGGCCACATCGCCTTCGCCCTCGTCTCGGGCTTCGCCCTCTTCGACTACGACCGGGTCTGGCCCCACCGGGCTCCGGAGCCGCTGCGCTTCAAGGTCGAGGGGAGCCTCGGCGTCGCCGACTGGCCCGAAGCCCGGGCGATGGCCTCGGCGGGAATCCTCGCCCTCTACTACCTCGACGCCCTCGCGGCGGGGCGCTGGCGCCCCTACGCCGAGGCGGGGGTCGGCCTCGTCTACACCGACTTCCGGGTGAAGGGGCAGGGGCTGCGGCTGAATTTCAATCCCCAGGCGGGTATCGGGGCCGAGGTCCGGACCGGTGCCGGTCCTCCCTGGCTCCTGGCCCTGCGCGGGCACCACGTCTCCAACGGGGGAATCGACGACGAGAACCGGGGGATCAACTCGGTGCTGATTCAGGTGGGGAGGTTTTTCTAA